Proteins encoded by one window of Streptomyces sp. NBC_01571:
- the corA gene encoding magnesium/cobalt transporter CorA yields MSMAGNLRKVTSLGGVGGLRKVARLARRRVRVDLSHPARSPLGSAVVNCVAYRDGVRVPGGRDLVDTVERIRKSDEGFVWLGLHEPTDREFAGIADLFDLHPLAVEDAVEAHQRPKLERYGETLFAVFKTVCYVEHKELTATSEVVHTGEIMVFVGSDFVITVRHGRHGSLGPLREELEADHRQLAKGPAAVLHAIADHVVDDYVHVTDSVQEDIDAVEADVFAENGARADAGRIYQLKRELLELKRAVVPLARPVQQLATRPIRVVDPEIQAYFRDVSDHLIRVTEQIASFDELLNSILQAHLAQVTVAQNEDMRKITAWAAVIAVPTMVCGVYGMNFDNMPELHWRFGYPIVIGVITVGCLVLYRGFRRNGWL; encoded by the coding sequence ATGTCCATGGCTGGGAATCTGCGGAAGGTCACGAGCCTCGGCGGGGTCGGCGGCCTGCGCAAGGTGGCGCGACTGGCCAGGCGGCGCGTCCGCGTCGACCTGAGTCACCCCGCCCGGTCCCCGCTGGGCTCCGCCGTGGTCAACTGCGTGGCCTACCGGGACGGCGTCAGGGTTCCGGGCGGCCGTGATCTGGTCGACACCGTGGAGCGCATCCGCAAGAGCGACGAGGGCTTCGTCTGGCTCGGACTGCACGAGCCGACCGACCGGGAGTTCGCCGGCATCGCCGACCTCTTCGACCTGCACCCGCTGGCCGTCGAGGACGCGGTGGAGGCCCATCAGCGCCCGAAGCTGGAGCGGTACGGCGAGACGCTGTTCGCGGTGTTCAAGACGGTCTGTTACGTCGAGCACAAAGAACTGACGGCGACGAGTGAGGTGGTACACACCGGCGAGATCATGGTCTTCGTCGGTTCCGACTTCGTGATCACCGTGCGGCACGGACGGCACGGCTCGCTGGGCCCGCTGCGCGAGGAGCTGGAGGCCGACCATCGCCAGCTCGCCAAGGGGCCGGCCGCCGTCCTGCACGCGATCGCGGACCACGTGGTCGACGACTACGTCCATGTCACGGACTCGGTTCAGGAGGACATCGACGCGGTCGAGGCCGATGTGTTCGCCGAGAACGGCGCACGGGCCGACGCGGGCCGCATCTACCAGCTCAAGCGTGAACTCCTGGAGCTGAAGCGTGCCGTGGTCCCGCTCGCCCGCCCCGTCCAGCAGCTCGCCACCCGGCCGATCCGTGTGGTCGACCCCGAGATACAGGCGTACTTCCGGGACGTCTCCGACCATCTGATCAGGGTCACCGAGCAGATTGCCTCGTTCGACGAACTGCTCAACTCGATCCTGCAGGCGCATCTGGCACAGGTCACCGTGGCGCAGAACGAGGACATGCGGAAAATCACGGCGTGGGCGGCGGTCATCGCCGTTCCGACGATGGTCTGCGGTGTGTACGGCATGAACTTCGACAACATGCCGGAGCTGCACTGGCGGTTCGGCTACCCCATCGTCATAGGCGTGATCACCGTGGGTTGCCTGGTCCTGTACCGGGGGTTCCGGCGCAACGGCTGGCTCTGA
- a CDS encoding CBS domain-containing protein, producing the protein MTTAGDIMHRGAQWIPAHETLDRASQLMRELNVGALPISDENERLCGILTDRDIVVGCVAMGHDPAQITAGEMAQGTPRWIESEADVGEVLQEMKGHQIRRLPVIENKRLVGMISEADLAQHLSDDQLAGWVESVYASSMTR; encoded by the coding sequence ATGACCACTGCCGGAGACATCATGCACCGTGGTGCCCAGTGGATCCCCGCCCACGAGACCCTTGACCGCGCCTCTCAGCTGATGCGCGAACTGAACGTGGGCGCGCTGCCCATCAGTGACGAGAACGAACGGCTCTGCGGCATCCTCACGGACCGCGACATCGTCGTCGGCTGTGTGGCCATGGGTCACGATCCGGCCCAGATCACCGCGGGCGAGATGGCCCAGGGCACCCCGCGCTGGATCGAGTCGGAGGCTGACGTCGGCGAGGTGCTCCAGGAGATGAAGGGACACCAGATCCGCCGGCTTCCCGTGATCGAGAACAAACGCCTGGTCGGCATGATCAGCGAAGCCGATCTTGCCCAGCACCTGTCGGACGATCAGTTGGCGGGCTGGGTCGAGAGCGTCTACGCGTCGAGCATGACCCGCTGA